The genomic DNA CGCTAAATGGGCTTGGAGCTCCAAGGCCAGCATGGTCATATCGTCCACACTCAGGCGAATATCGGCAACGCTCGTCGGCTTGCCGATCGGGCTGATGCCACCCGTGTCGAGCAATTTGCCTGGTCCAATGCCAATGACAATCCGCCATGGCATGGTGGCAAACTGGCCGTTTTGTCCCGCGTCGAAGACGAATTTGAGGATGCGGGACTCCACCACGCCGTCGCGGCTACTGCCGCCGATGACCTCAAACAAGAAGCCGTCGGTTGGCGGGGTGACCGAATCGAGGATGCGGTGGATTAAGAGCCGGACTTTCGGTACAGGAAGATACGCGGAGAGCATGGGGATGACTTTTTTCCCATAGCCACCAATCGCGATTTTAATCTTGCCAATTGGCAAGGCGCAGATCGCGTAGGCATAACGGCTTTGGGTTACATGGCTCCAAATATCGTAGTCAGGGGTGTGGGTTTCGTGGGTGGTCATGGGGATGCTCCTCTTAAATAAGCATCGCCCAAGGATGGCCGATGCAAAACAACGGCCACCGTGCTGGTGGAATGACTTAATACTCAGTTTCCCGCCACATGCGCAGGATAACCCGCACCGGAACGCGCCGTTCGCGTCGCCAATTCCGCCAGAGGCAGAGCAGCAACGGCGTGCGCACCCAGTGGATGCGGATCGGAACCTGCAATTCGGCAGCAAGGCGTTCCCAGCGAGCACGCCAGGCACGGCGGAGGTTGGTCGCGTCAAGCACGACCCACTGACCGTCGAGCAGGGCGGTTTCCACGCGCATCTGGGCAATGGCCAAGACATCGCTATTCCGCGACTGGTCGGTGACATCGCCAAGCTCGGCGCGGATCGTATCGAGGGAAACGATGGTTGCGCCAAGGGCTGCAAGGCGGCGGGTGAGGGTACTCTTGCCGCTCGCGGGTAATCCAGCGAGCAGGAGGAGTGAGGGCTGTTCCATGAAAATCATCGGGTATCCCTCATTCCTACAGCGCTTTGACGACTGCCCCAGTGGTGGTGCAGCGAACTTCGAAGCGGAAGCAATTGCCGAGTTGAATATGGGCTGCGTGGGCAACTAAGGCTTCAACCGAGGAAGAGGTAAACGATGAGACACGTTCGCGACCGTGGCGGCCAATCAGGGCTAATGCGTACATCGGAGACTCCTTAAGAGAGAGATGCCGCCAGCGAGAGACGGCAATCGATAGAATCGAAAGACCGTCCCCCTGAAGGGAGACACAGCAGCGGGCAAACCAAAACCGGACATACGAAAAGAACCATCCGTGTAAACACGCATGGAATGGCGCATGGCCTGTTGGGAAAAACGTCAAGGAATGACGGAGAAAAAAGCGGACGGGTT from Herpetosiphon gulosus includes the following:
- a CDS encoding AAA family ATPase, translated to MIFMEQPSLLLLAGLPASGKSTLTRRLAALGATIVSLDTIRAELGDVTDQSRNSDVLAIAQMRVETALLDGQWVVLDATNLRRAWRARWERLAAELQVPIRIHWVRTPLLLCLWRNWRRERRVPVRVILRMWRETEY